The Inediibacterium massiliense genome includes the window AGTGTTTGAATGTGTTTTTCAAGTTTAAAAATAGAAATAAAACTATTAAAGAATTAAGAAAGAATCAAGGGCATACCGCTCAAGAACTGGCTTTTAAACTTAAAATAGATACTTTAAATATTTTAAAAATCGACAATTTAAAATTAAAAGAAGTACCTGAAAAAACAAAGTCTAAATTACTTCCCATTTTGCGTGGTGATGATATAGACAATATTCCTTGGTAGTTCATTGTCATGAGATATAAAATTTGAAGATAAGAATAATTCTTAACGTTCTATTTAATGATGGGTATTTGTATTTCTGTAATAAACTCTTCTTCAACGGCAGTTCCATGTATATCTAGCCTATAAATTTCCATAGAATAACCATTGACCCTATAACCGTTTTCTTTGATAAAATCCATGACTTTCTCAAATAATTTTTGACTTCTCTTATAAGATCCTCTATAAGTTAAAGTTGCAAAATCACCTTCTGGAATTACCATATTATAATCTTTATCTTTTTCATCTACAAAAAAGAAAGCCTTTTGATATAAACTATAATTGCCTTTTTTTGTTCCTTCTTCTGAAATTAAAACACCCATATCCTTATTCGCAAATAAAAATAATTTTTCATCATCTGTACCCTCTAGCTTTCTAAAAGCCAAATCTACTTCTTCATCTTTGGACATAGGCCCTTCTGTAAAAAGAATCTTTCTACGACCTATTTTTTTTACTACTACCTCTTCAAATTTTTCAATTTTAGCAAACTCATTTAATACAATTAATTTTTTTTCTATATTTTCTTTTAAATCTCTAAGAGGCTCAATCTCTTTTTCAATGAGTTCCATTTCCTTTTTCATCAGTTCAATGGTAGTGTCAATAGTTCTCTTTTCTAAGTATTCTTTGATTTGATAAGTTGAAAAATCAAGCTTTCTTAAATCCTTGATTACATTTAATCTCCAAATATCATCAAGTGTATAGACTCTATAACCATTTTTTTTTCTCTTAGGTGAAATTAATCCTTTTTTTTCATAATATCTCAACGAATCTGGTCCTAAATTATATAGTTTACAGATCTGACCTATACTATATTCTTTTTTCATTTTCAACCCCCTCTTGACATTAGTATTGTACTAAGGTTTATACTAATAATCAAGACAATTATTAAATTTTTGAAAAGGAGAATTTTTATGCAAGACATTACAACTGACCAGACTAGTTTGACAAAACAATTTTTTAAGTATCTTATTCCATCCGTTAGCGCCATGTGGTTTTTTTCTATCTACACTATGGTTGACGGTATGTTTGTAGGTAAAGGGGTAGGACCTACGGCCTTAGCCGCAGTAAATTTATCTATGCCCTTTATCAACAGCATATTTGCATTATCACTTTTGATATCAGTAGGAGCATCTACTTTAATTACTTTTTACTTTGGAAAACATCAAAAACACATTAGTAATGAGATTTTTACTTTAAATACTATTTTTCTAAGTGTTTTAGGTGTACTCATCACTATTTTTTCTATACTGTTTATTCATCCTATTTCTATATTTTTAGGAGCTACACCAGAAACTTTGCCATTTGTAAAAGATTATCTTATGATCATTATTGCATTTAGTACCTTTTTTATGGTTGCTTATTCATTAGAGGTATTGGTAAAAGCAGATGGTTTTCCAGTATATGCTATTATTTTTGTTGTATTAGCTGCGTTTATTAATATTTTCTTAGATTATATATTCGTCATCCTATTTGACTATGGAATAAAAGGTGCAGCCGTTGCCACTGGACTTTCTCAATTTATTTCTTGTATTGCATTTTTAGTACATTTTATAAGAGGAAAATCCAATTTAAAATTTGTTAAAATAAAGATGAATTGGCATTACCTTAAAAGAATTATTATTATCGGCTTTCCTGAATCCCTTACAGAATTATCCGCGGGATTTACTACTTTTATTTTTAATTTTTTCATATTAAAGCATATTGGTCCTTCTGGTATCTCAGGTTTTGGAGTAATTATGTACATCAACAATCTTGTATTGATGACTATGATTGGAATTAATCAAGGAATTCAGCCATTAATTAGTTATTATGACGGAAAGGGTGAATATAAAAATATTCAAACATTATTACATTTGGCTTTAAAAACAGCTATTGTTTTTGCACTAATATTCTTTGTATCTTCTCAATTTCTTACAGATCAATTGGTATCTTTCTTTATTAATCCTTCTGATGTTACTGAATTTAAAATTTCTGTATATGGACTTAAAATTTTTAGTATTGGATTTTTAATTTGTGGATTCCCAATTATTTTGTCAGGATATTTTACTGCTTTAAAGTTAATACAAAAAGCCACAATTATTTCCATTTTGAGAGGGTACCTATTAATTACATTAACATTATTCTTACTACCAATGGTGCTCCAAGACTTAGGCATATGGATTGCCCCATTTGTATATGAAGCTTTAACATTAGGTATTGCCATTTACTTATATTTAGATCACAGAGGAGAATTTAAAAAATCACGATTATCTAAATTAGCAGAAAACTAAAAAATACCTCTCTATCGAAAGATAGAGAGGTATTTTTTAAATATTTATACTACACTTTAGTTATGCAGCTTCCTTTTTAAAACCTAAATTAGATTCTGAAAAAATTTCTTGTTTTAAATTTTTATTTAACCAAATAGCCATAATAAAAGTTTCTATAAATGCCAATGCATCTGCTGCAGTCTGACAAAATATTACTCCTTCTAATCCCATA containing:
- a CDS encoding MerR family transcriptional regulator; translated protein: MKKEYSIGQICKLYNLGPDSLRYYEKKGLISPKRKKNGYRVYTLDDIWRLNVIKDLRKLDFSTYQIKEYLEKRTIDTTIELMKKEMELIEKEIEPLRDLKENIEKKLIVLNEFAKIEKFEEVVVKKIGRRKILFTEGPMSKDEEVDLAFRKLEGTDDEKLFLFANKDMGVLISEEGTKKGNYSLYQKAFFFVDEKDKDYNMVIPEGDFATLTYRGSYKRSQKLFEKVMDFIKENGYRVNGYSMEIYRLDIHGTAVEEEFITEIQIPIIK
- a CDS encoding MATE family efflux transporter — encoded protein: MQDITTDQTSLTKQFFKYLIPSVSAMWFFSIYTMVDGMFVGKGVGPTALAAVNLSMPFINSIFALSLLISVGASTLITFYFGKHQKHISNEIFTLNTIFLSVLGVLITIFSILFIHPISIFLGATPETLPFVKDYLMIIIAFSTFFMVAYSLEVLVKADGFPVYAIIFVVLAAFINIFLDYIFVILFDYGIKGAAVATGLSQFISCIAFLVHFIRGKSNLKFVKIKMNWHYLKRIIIIGFPESLTELSAGFTTFIFNFFILKHIGPSGISGFGVIMYINNLVLMTMIGINQGIQPLISYYDGKGEYKNIQTLLHLALKTAIVFALIFFVSSQFLTDQLVSFFINPSDVTEFKISVYGLKIFSIGFLICGFPIILSGYFTALKLIQKATIISILRGYLLITLTLFLLPMVLQDLGIWIAPFVYEALTLGIAIYLYLDHRGEFKKSRLSKLAEN